From the Phycisphaeraceae bacterium genome, the window TCTGATGGGCTTGGCAAACCTCGTTCCAGGGATCAGTGGCGGAACGATGCTCGTCGCGACGGGCATGTATACGCGATTCATCGAAGCCGTGGCCGATATTTCCAGACTTCGCTTTCGCCCCGAGAGTCTGTGGATTCTTGGCAGTGTTCTGATCGGTGCCGGGCTGGCCATCGGCGGGTTTTCGAACCTGATCTCGGTCGCACTGATCGAGGCCCGATGGATCATGTATTCGCTCTTCATCGGGCTGACGCTCGGGGGGGCGCCGCTTCTGATCCGGATGTTGCGGCCTATGACGCTCGTGCCGATTGTCATGACCCTCGTGGGCATCGCCATCATGCTCGGCGTTGTGTGGTTGCAGACAACGCGAGACGGCTCATCGGCATCGGCATCGGGACCAGTGCTGTTGACACTGGCTGGGGCGGCTGCTGCATCGGCCATGATCCTGCCGGGAGTGAGCGGGGCATACCTACTGCTGCTCCTGGGGGCCTATGAAACCGTCATCGATGCCATCAAGAACTTCTTTCGGGCGGCGCTTTCGTTCGACGTGACGACCGCCATCGCGCAGTTGCCCGTACTGATCCCGATCGGGATCGGAGTCGTTGTTGGTGTT encodes:
- a CDS encoding DUF368 domain-containing protein, with the translated sequence MKTHSAETPVRVRPGIALLTRSLMAGVLMGLANLVPGISGGTMLVATGMYTRFIEAVADISRLRFRPESLWILGSVLIGAGLAIGGFSNLISVALIEARWIMYSLFIGLTLGGAPLLIRMLRPMTLVPIVMTLVGIAIMLGVVWLQTTRDGSSASASGPVLLTLAGAAAASAMILPGVSGAYLLLLLGAYETVIDAIKNFFRAALSFDVTTAIAQLPVLIPIGIGVVVGVVGVSNVLKIVLHRFERATIGFLLGLLLAAPAGLYPFVDSVEPQVGDTIKGQIVTEDNRESFKPKDWRVERFAPGAMHLGGALGLVGVGFAATLGVARLGREKPARGAHSANNASTN